A section of the Telopea speciosissima isolate NSW1024214 ecotype Mountain lineage chromosome 3, Tspe_v1, whole genome shotgun sequence genome encodes:
- the LOC122656050 gene encoding VAN3-binding protein isoform X1, with product MEFLSRSWSLSAMELSKALANTPLQSYVMGAAAPLPSLHAVVIEQPVPQPSEVSPPVSPRESDDAKELFLLHQSLDSDLLSNQQLHKNGLCKNTVRGKTMGRWLKDQKEKKKQELRSHNAQLHAAVSVAGVAAAIAALIASQAMSPSDTTAFPNLQSSSSKTSTAMASAAALVASHCVEIAEEMGADRDQILEVIDSAVNVRTAGDIMTLTAGAATALRGAATLRARQHKELWASPFALADEQIVEGKETDVSPALRFVSEGGELLKRTRKGALHWKQVSFYVNSSWQVVAKMKSKHIAGAFTKKKKCVVFDVYCDTPAWPQREGEDCSGQKAYFGIQTDDRVIEFECRSKGDKKMWTDGIRQMLHCRTNMT from the exons ATGGAGTTTCTTTCCAGGTCATGGAGTCTCTCTGCTATGGAACTCTCTAAAGCACTTGCAAACACACCTCTTCAATCTTATGTGATGGGTGCTGCGGCTCCTTTGCCTTCCCTTCATGCAGTG GTCATTGAACAACCAGTTCCTCAGCCGTCTGAGGTTAGCCCGCCAGTTTCTCCAAGAGAAAGTGATGATGcaaag GAACTGTTTCTACTTCATCAATCACTCGATTCAGATTTACTATCCAATCAACAATTGCACAAAAATGGG CTCTGTAAGAACACGGTGAGAGGGAAGACGATGGGGAGGTGGTTGAAAGatcagaaagagaagaagaagcaggagCTGCGAAGCCACAATGCCCAGCTCCATGCAGCCGTGTCGGTGGCCGGGGTCGCCGCTGCTATTGCCGCCCTCATAGCCTCCCAAGCGATGTCACCATCGGACACCACAGCCTTTCCTAATTTACAGAGCTCATCTTCCAAGACATCTACTGCCATGGCATCAGCAGCAGCATTGGTGGCTTCTCACTGCGTTGAGATTGCTGAGGAAATGGGAGCTGATCGTGATCAGATACTAGAAGTTATTGACTCGGCCGTTAATGTCAGGACCGCCGGTGATATCATGACTTTAACAGCTGGAGCAGCAACTG CCTTACGAGGAGCTGCTACTCTCCGTGCAAGACAGCATAAAGAGCTGTGGGCGTCACCCTTTGCCCTTGCGGACGAGCAAATAGTTGAAGGCAAAGAAACAGATGTCTCGCCAGCGCTGCGCTTTGTTTCAGAAGGCGGAGAGCTTCTCAAGCGTACTCGGAAAG GAGCTCTTCACTGGAAGCAAGTCTCTTTCTATGTGAACTCAAGCTGGCAG GTGGTAGCCAAAATGAAAAGCAAACATATAGCTGGTGCattcacaaaaaagaaaaagt GTGTGGTTTTTGATGTATACTGCGATACCCCGGCATGGCcccagagagaaggggaggattgTAGCGGGCAAAAGGCTTACTTTGGGATCCAAACGGATGACAGGGTAATAGAGTTTGAGTGCAGAAGCAAAGGCGATAAAAAGATGTGGACAGATGGAATCCGTCAAATGCTGCATTGCCGCACCAACATGACATGA
- the LOC122656050 gene encoding VAN3-binding protein isoform X2, translating into MEFLSRSWSLSAMELSKALANTPLQSYVMGAAAPLPSLHAVVHNNNSTVLRNSVIEQPVPQPSEVSPPVSPRESDDAKELFLLHQSLDSDLLSNQQLHKNGLCKNTVRGKTMGRWLKDQKEKKKQELRSHNAQLHAAVSVAGVAAAIAALIASQAMSPSDTTAFPNLQSSSSKTSTAMASAAALVASHCVEIAEEMGADRDQILEVIDSAVNVRTAGDIMTLTAGAATALRGAATLRARQHKELWASPFALADEQIVEGKETDVSPALRFVSEGGELLKRTRKGALHWKQVSFYVNSSWQVKNPLTTPIKA; encoded by the exons ATGGAGTTTCTTTCCAGGTCATGGAGTCTCTCTGCTATGGAACTCTCTAAAGCACTTGCAAACACACCTCTTCAATCTTATGTGATGGGTGCTGCGGCTCCTTTGCCTTCCCTTCATGCAGTGGTgcacaacaacaactcaacagTACTGAGGAATTCT GTCATTGAACAACCAGTTCCTCAGCCGTCTGAGGTTAGCCCGCCAGTTTCTCCAAGAGAAAGTGATGATGcaaag GAACTGTTTCTACTTCATCAATCACTCGATTCAGATTTACTATCCAATCAACAATTGCACAAAAATGGG CTCTGTAAGAACACGGTGAGAGGGAAGACGATGGGGAGGTGGTTGAAAGatcagaaagagaagaagaagcaggagCTGCGAAGCCACAATGCCCAGCTCCATGCAGCCGTGTCGGTGGCCGGGGTCGCCGCTGCTATTGCCGCCCTCATAGCCTCCCAAGCGATGTCACCATCGGACACCACAGCCTTTCCTAATTTACAGAGCTCATCTTCCAAGACATCTACTGCCATGGCATCAGCAGCAGCATTGGTGGCTTCTCACTGCGTTGAGATTGCTGAGGAAATGGGAGCTGATCGTGATCAGATACTAGAAGTTATTGACTCGGCCGTTAATGTCAGGACCGCCGGTGATATCATGACTTTAACAGCTGGAGCAGCAACTG CCTTACGAGGAGCTGCTACTCTCCGTGCAAGACAGCATAAAGAGCTGTGGGCGTCACCCTTTGCCCTTGCGGACGAGCAAATAGTTGAAGGCAAAGAAACAGATGTCTCGCCAGCGCTGCGCTTTGTTTCAGAAGGCGGAGAGCTTCTCAAGCGTACTCGGAAAG GAGCTCTTCACTGGAAGCAAGTCTCTTTCTATGTGAACTCAAGCTGGCAGGTAAAAAACCCTTTGACCACACCCATAAAAGCATAG